The genome window GGACGGCCAAACCCCTGATGATTTCGCCGGAGCGCGGCGCGCAAACGACGCTATACTTGGCCACTTCTCCGGAGGTAGCGCGGGTAAGCGGGCGTTACTTCTCCGGCAGCCGGCTGGCCCGCACCTCGGAACGGGCTCAGAGCCGGGCCGAAGCCAGCCGCCTCTGGCGCATATCGGCGGAAGAAACCGGCATCGAGTGAAAACTGGAGGACCGCTACTTTTCTCCTGATTCAGCGTTCTAAGCTAGTACCGCCGTTGCCGCTCCGGCCCGGCGCTAATAGGCACCATACATGACTGACTTACGGGAACTGATCCGGCAGGGCGAGGGCGAGCGGTTGGAATTTAAGAAGCGCACTACCCACCCCACCCGCATTGCCCGCACGCTGGCCTCACTGGCCAATACCCACGGCGGCCGGGTGCTGGTAGGCGTAGACGATGATGGCCGCATTGTGGGCGTGCGCGACGCGGAAGAGGAAATCTATCAGCTGCGCCAAGCTGCCCAGCATTACATTGATCCGCCGCTGGAGCTTCGGTTTAAGGAAGTTGAGGAGGACGACCGGGTGGTGCTAGTAGTTATGGTAGCTGAAAGCTCCCACAAACCCCACCGCGCCCAGGTAGCCGACGGCGACTGGCGGGCCTACGTGCGCGTGCGCGACGAAAGCGTACAAACCAGTCAGCTTACTGAAAAAGCGCTGGAGCGTACCGATACCGGACCGCGCTTTGAGCGCATTCCGCTGAACAAAGAAGAACTAGCCGTATTGGACTACCTGCAGAAAAACCCGCGCATCACGCTGGCGCAATACATGAAGCTGCTCAACATTGGGCAGCGCCGCGCCTACCGGACACTCATCAAACTAACCCTGCACGGCTACATCAAGCACCACGACAAGCAGAAAGAGGTGTATTACACGCTGTAAGCCGGGGCAGGCTCCAGCAAATCTCAGAGGTTGCCGTATAAGTCGGCGAATACCAGCACGTGCCCGTAAGCCTCCGTTGTCGGGGGGCGCACAATGGTTACGCCCGCGGACAGCAGCTGCTGATAATCCCGCGCTAGGTTATCGGTATAAAGAAACAGCGCCACGCGGCCGCCCGTCTGGTTGCCCACCCGAGCGGCTTGTTCGGGGCTAGTGGCACGAGCTAGCAGCAGTTCGGCGCCACCAGCAGCACCGCGGGGCGCTACCCGCACCCAGCGTTTCCCGGACCCGAGGTCAGTATCCTCCAGAAGTCGAAAATTCAGCTTTTGGGTGTAGAAAGCAATGGCCTCATCATAGTCGGCTACTACCAGGGTAAGTAGCGCAATTTGCTGGTGTATACTCATCTCGGGGGCCGGTGCCCTACCTAAAAACAGCCTGAGCAGTACACTACTCAGGCTGCTTGGCACTACTCCTGCTGACGCGCTTTCAAGGCTTTTTTTTCTTCCTTGGCGGCCTTTTTTTCCTTGGTGGTTTTAGCAGGCTCTTTCTTTTTCTCTTTGCGGGGTTCCTGGGCTTTGGCCATGATAGTAGGGATTTTGAAGAGGAAGGATTCTGGTACTCTAACGCGCCAGACCGAGCGGGTGTTGTAGCCGGCTAAAAGTACGTATTACTTCAGTAGCGGCAGGTAGCGCTTCTGCAGCAGGTGCAGATGGTGGGCTTCGTGGCCGGCCAGCATAAAGGCCAGGGCGCGCACGCTCACTGGGGAAGCGCTGGCCGTACCCGTGCGCTCGTAGGCCTCAGCCGGAAACGACTCCAGCAAGCTCAGGGTAGCGGCGCGCACGGCATCGTATTCCCGCAGAATATCCTCCAGCGGCCTCTCGTCGGCACCGGAGGCGGGCACGTAGGCGTCCTGGTCGAAGCCCGGCAGGGGCTGTTGGTCGCCGCGGGCAATGCGCAGGGCCCGGTAGGCGAAAATGCGCTCCGTGTCCAGCACGTGCACTAGGCTTTCCTTAATGCTCCACTTGCCGGGTGCGTAGCGCAGGCGGGCCTGCTCGTCGGTGAGGCCGTGGAGTAGCTGCTGCAGGGTTGCGGGCTGCTCCCGCAGCTGCTGCAGCGGGCTGTGGCCTTCCGGAACGAGGCGGATATACGTGGCGTAGTACGGCGCGTACTGGTCGGCACTGGGGCGGGTAGTAAGGTGGCTCATGAGGCGAAACTACGGGAATAGCGTCATTTTCAAGCCTCTGATTTCTCTAGCTCTTTACTAAACATGGCGCAACGACCAGGCCATCACGGGGCTATTTCTGGGGCACGGCAGCTAGTTACAGGCTCCAAACAACCACAACCGACAACGCGCAACAACCCCGTAGCGTAGAGTAGGCATTTGCTTCATCACTCCCATTCTATGGCCTCTCTCCTAGACAAAGGTTTTTCCATTTCCAAAAACGCCCTGTTCAGTGTCTTTCTGAACCGCGCCGGCAAGCTCCTGGGCCGCCCGTTCAAAGTAGTTATGGTACTGAACGAGGTAGCCAACAAGCTGGCCAGCAAAGAAAGCAAGGACAGCAAATTCAAGCAGCTTTTTGACGTAGGCTACACCGTGGTGCGCTTGGTGCGTAACTACGTAAGCGGCAGCTACCGCCAAATCGAAACTGGCACCATTGTGTCGGCCTTGGGCGTACTGCTCTACACCCTGTCCCCCGTTGATCTGGTGCCTGATTTCGTACCCGTGGTAGGTTTCCTCGACGACTTGGCTTTGCTGAGCTGGTTCGTGGAGAAGTTCCAGGGTGAAATTGTCCGGTTCCGGGAGTGGGAGCAAACCAATGCTGCCGAAGAAACCGATGACATTCCGGCTGCTTCGGCCAAGCCCGTGTACGCCGCGTCCAATACCAACGCCGAAAATGCACCGGCCGTAGCCGAAATGGGTCACTCCTAGCCTGAGTTTCCTACCGCGCCGTACTTCTAATAGCACTACTACCGCTTCTTGGGCGGTGGTAGTGCTTTTTTGCGTGTGCAGGGGCAGGCAGGCTGGCCTCGACACGCCGTGCCTGCCGCCGGTTCGCTATTTTTGCTTCATCTTTTCCGCTGACCACCCACCAGCACAACTCTTTTTTGTATGCGCGTACGTTCCCGGCTGGCTCTGCTGGCCCTCACGCTCCTTTCCTGCCTGCCCCAGGCCCGCGCCGACGAAGGCATGTGGCTGCCCTTGCTGCTCAAGCAGCTCAACGAGGCCGATATGCAGAAAAAAGGCCTCAAGCTCACGGCTGAGCAGATTTATTCCATCAACCAAGGCAGCCTCAAGGACGCCGTAGTCCAGTTTGGTGGCGGCTGCACCGGCGAAATCATCAGCGACCAAGGCCTGCTGCTCACCAACCACCACTGCGGTTACGGCCAGATTCAGAGCCACTCTTCCGTAGAGAAGGACTACCTCACGAAGGGCTATTGGGCCATGAGCCGCGACCAGGAGCTGCCCAACCCTGGCCTCACGGCTACCTTCATTGTGCGCATGGAAGACGTGACCAGCCAGGTGCTGGCCGGCGTGCCCACCACCGGTATTGTGGAGGCCGAGCGCGAGAAGCTAGTGCAGGTAAATAGCCAGCGCGTGGCCCAGGCTGCCGTGCAAGGCACCGGCTACCAGGCCTTTGTGCGCCCCATGTTCAACGGCAACGAGTACTACCTCTTCCTGACGGAAGTATTCCAGGACATCCGGCTGGTGGGCGCGCCGCCGAGCAGCATCGGCAAGTTCGGGGGCGACACCGACAACTGGGCCTGGCCCCGCCACACCGGCGACTTCAGCATCTTCCGCATCTATGCCGGCCCCGACAACAAACCCGCGCCCTACTCCCCCGACAACAAGCCCTTCAAACCCCGCCACCACCTGCCCATTTCCCTGGGCGGCGTGCAGCCCGGCGACTTTACCCTGGTGTTCGGCTTTCCCGGTCGCACCAACGAGTACCTGACCTCCTGGGGCGTGGATGAGGTGTACTCGCTGTCGAACCCCGCCAAAATTAAGGTGCGCGACGCCAAGCTGCGGGTGCTGGACGCCGACATGAAAGCTTCCGATAAGGTGCGCATTCAGTACGCCGCCAAGTACGCCAGCATTGCCAACTACTGGAAAAAGTGGATTGGCGAAACCCGCGGCCTCAAAAAGCTCGACGCCGTGCGCGTGAAGCAGCAGCAAGAAGCCCAGTTCCAGAAGTGGGCCGAAAGCGGCGACGCTGCCCGCCGCGCGGCCTTTGCCGGATTGCTCCCGGAGCTGCAAAAGAACTACACCACCGCCCGCGACTATACCCTGGCCCGCGACTACGTCACGGAAGCTGCCCTGGGCGTGGAGCTGGTGAGCTACGCCAACAGCCTGCTACCCCTGCTGGAGCTGGCCGACAAGAAAGCCTCCGCCGAGGAGCTGGCCGCCGCCGCCGAGAAAGCCAAGAAAGGCTCCGTCGGCTTCTTCCGCAACTACAGCGCCCCCACCGACCAGAAGGTGGCCGCGGCCCTGCTACCCCTCTACGCCAACGGCACGCCAGCCGCGCTGCTACCCGCCCACGTGAAGAATCTGCAGAAGCAGTACGCTACCACCGGCTGGCCGGCTTACGCGGCCCAACTCTACGGCAAGTCGCGCCTGATTTCCCAGGAATCGGCCTACGTGGTGCTGGATGAGGTAGCGAAAGGCAACGTAACCAATTTGCGCCAGGACCCGGCCGTGCAGCTGGCCCAAGCCATTGTGAGCACCTACCGCCAGCAGGTGCTGCCTACCTACACCGCCGCCACCGACAATATTGCCCTGCTGCAGCGCACCTACGTGGCCGGCCTACGCCTGCAGCAGCCGGAGCGCAAGTTCTACCCCGATGCCAACTCCACTCTGCGCGTGGCCTACGGTCAGGTAGCTGGCTACCAGCCCGCCGATGGTACGAAGTACGACTTCTACACCACCCTCGACGGCATCATGGAAAAAGCCGACCCCACCAACCCTGACTTTGAAGTGCCCGCTCGCCTTGCCGAGCTGTACAAAAACAAGGATTTTGGCCCCTATGCATACAAAGGCACCGTGCCCGTGGCCTTCATTGCCACCAACCACACCACCGGCGGCAACTCCGGCTCGCCCGTCATCAACGGCCGCGGGGAGCTAATCGGCACCAACTTCGACCGCAACTGGGAAGGCACCATGTCCGACATCATGTTCGACCCCGACCGGGTGCGTAACATCACTCTCGACGTGCGCTACATGCTCTTCGTAGTCGATAAATACGCCGGCGCCGGCCACCTCGTCAAGGAAATGACCCTGGTTGGCGGCCTTGGCAGCGAAGCCGCTACCCCCGAGAATGGCAAGAAGCTGGAGAAGATCAAAGTGAAGCGTAAGCCGGCCAAGGAGAGGGCTTAAGATGCTGTTGCCATACAAGAATGCCCGCCGAGAAACCTATCTTCCGGCGGGCATTCCTGTTTTTATACGGCTATATGAGCCTCATCTCATCTTACTCAGACTTAAAGCAAATCAGTCGGAGGCTTTCAGAGTCAAATAGCTCTATAACCTGTCTATATTCTCATTCCCAGCTACATCTTCGCTGGACACCTCCCACACCGGAGCAAGAAAGGATGACTAGGTTAATGAGCAGACTACTTGTTGGTATATGGGTAGCAGTAGGCGTTTATCAAGCATACTATATACTATTAATTGCGCTAACCTTAATAGGGTTGGTGTGGTGGCTTAGAAAGCGTCGTGGTACTGTTGATATGTATGAACTACGCTTACAAAATGATATACAGGTTGATACTACAACTAAACAGATCCTGCTTCAAAACATTAACATGATATATCGTGAACGGGTCGCTCAGGAGAAGCGAGTATTGTTTAGCGAAGTAGAGGGAGTACATGTCCAATCTTCAGGATACGCTGGCATTTTATACCTGAACTTAACTGATAAGACGAAGCTGTTCCTGCTTGAAATAGAAGCAGAAAATATAGCTCAGCACATAGCCCAGGTCTTACGGAAAGTACTTGGGTTACCACAGCCGGCGCGGAAATCTTGGTGGCCCTTTTAGGAAGGCAGCAATAGCTTGAGCTATACCATTATTGCAATTTCTTCTATTAACGATGAAGACAATCTCCGCTGCTCTATTCCTCCTTGCCTTCTTAACATTTCCTGGTTTTGGGCAGAAACTAATTGGAGCCGGCGGCTATACCCGCGTCGGCGAGAAGTCATTTACTGGCGCTCCTGCCGCAGGGATGCACGTTGTACTACCGCTGGGCCGCCGGTTAGTAGTTGGTATCGGGTCCACTGTTGCCCGCAACCGCCAACCCTATCAGGAGTTTGTTCCCGATTTTGACTTTACGGGCGGCGGGCGCACCATCACAGAGTATCATAATTTCCTGTACTCCATTCAGGTTGTTGTGGCCCCCCGATTGAAGCTGGTACCACGGCTTGAAGCCGTGCTAGGACCAAGTGCTGGCCTATACGTGGTGGGCTCCCGCGAGCGGACCGATGAAATACGGGCAGGCTTTGGGCTATGGTCAGGGCTGACGTACCAGCAGCTATGGGGCAGCCGATTTAACTTAGAAGCTCTGTTTCATCCTCGAATTTTGCGGCCAAACCTGCCGGTTGAAGACGCCAATTTTCGATTTGACGGTCAGCATCTGTTTGTCTGGGATGCTCAAATAGGTATTTCCTATAATCTGCGGAAGCAACCGTAGCTTTAAACGCCTCTCGCTTCTTTCCCCGCCCATCCCGTGCGCCTACCTCTCTTCACCAGCCTGTTCTTATTGGGCCTGACCTCCCTAGCCCAAACCGTAGCGCCTCCTACTCCCGCGCTGCTAATTCGCCCTGCGGCCGTTTTCGACGGAGAAACGTTGCACCCCGGCTGGGCCGTACTGACGGAAGGTTCCACCATTAAAGCCGTAGGGCCGGCCGCCCAGCTCACGGCCCCGGCTGGCGCCCGCATTCTGGAGTTGCCGGGCCTGACCTTACTGCCGGGCCTCATTGAGGGCCACAGTCACCTGCTGCTCCACCCCTACAACGAAACTAGTTGGAACGACCAGGTGCTTCAAGAATCGGAGGCGCTACGGGTGGCCCGCGCTACGGCCCATGCCCACCGGACGCTGGAAGCCGGCTTTACTACCGTCCGAGACCTGGGCAGCGAGGGCGCCGGCTACGCCGATGTGGGCCTCAAGCAAGCCATTGACCGGGGCCTGATTCCGGGGCCGCGCATGGTGGTGGCCACCCGGGCGCTGGTAGCAACGGGCTCCTACGGCCCCAAGCTGCTCTCAGGCTTCGACGTACCCCAGGGCGCCCAAGAGGCCGACGGCGTGGATGGCATCATCCGGGCGGTGCGCGAGCAGATCGGCAAAGGAGCCGATGTAATTAAGGTGTACGCCGACTACCGCTGGGGCCCCAACGAGCCCAGCCGCCCCACTTTCTCCCAAGACGAGCTAAACCTGATTGTGCAGACGGCCCGCAGCGCCGGCCGCCCCGTAGTAGCTCACGCCAGTACGCCCGAGGGCATGCGCCGCGCCACCCTGGCCGGGGTGCAAACCATTGAGCACGGCGACGCCGGCACACCCGAAATCTTCAAGCTGATGAAGCAACGCGGGGTAGCGCTATGCCCCACCGTAGCCGCCGGCGACGCTACCTCCCAGTACCGCGGCTGGCGCAAAGGCCAGGACCCTGAGCCCGAGCGCATTCAGCAGAAAAAGCAGTCGGTGAAGGCGGCCCTACAAAGCGGCGTGGCACTGGCCTACGGCGGCGATGTAGGCGTTTTCGCGCACGGCGACAACCTGCGCGAAGCCGAGCTGCTGGTGCAGGAATACGGCTTTACCAGTCTGCAAGCCCTGCGCGGCTTCACCAGTGCCAATGCCCGCATCTTCCAGCTCTCCGACCGGGGTAGCATCCGGCCCGGCCTGCTCGCCGACCTCGTGGCCGTAGCCGGCGACCCCACCAAAGACATCAAAGCCCTGCGGCAGGTGCGGCTGATAGTGAAAGGCGGGGTAGTGGTAAAAGAACAAGAATAGACGGATTTGAGGATTGTCCGGGTTATTAGTGGCGACTTTGCACGTCATGCAGAGGCGGAGCCGAAGCATCTCGCGTGCTGAGGTTGCAGTGCTAATCAGATGTCAGCACACGAGATGTTTCGGCTTCGCCTCTGCATGAGGTTCTTAATAAGAAGCGTGAACAGGAGCCGAAATCGTGACCAAAATCCGCGAAATCCTTTAATCCGCTTAATCTACGATTCACGGTCGCTCAATTCCCAATTTCTGCAGTTGCTGAGCGTATTTATCGTAAATCACCCGCAGGTCCTGGCCGTGCTTGTCGGCATCGACGCCGATGCTGACGTTGCTGGTGTGGAAGCGGTGCAAGTGGCTGAGGTGGGGGCAGATAACGGGCTGGTGGCCCGCCAGCAGGAAGCGCACGTAGAGGTCCAGGTCTTCGGCCATTTCAATCTGCTCGTCGTAGCCGCCTACCTCCTCGAAGAGCGCGCGACTGTAGCACACGTTGCCCTGAATGAAGTGTTCGGCCCGAAAAATGGCGCGCAGCATATCCATTGGCGAGTCGAACTTCCAAGCGTAGTAATCTTCATTGGGCAGGTAGCGCCGGTCCTGGTCTACCCGTAGGAAGTCGGCTACCAGCCAGGGGCGGCCGGGGTGCTGCTGAATCTGGTCGGCGTAGTGGAACAGCGTGCGTTGCAGCAGAATATCGTCGTCGTCGAGGGGTACAATCCAGCTGTCGGCGGGGGCATCATGGCGGATCAGCAGGTTGCGGGCCGGGCCGGGTAGTAGCTTGTGGGGCTGGCTACGGACCCGAAGCGCGATGCCATCCTGCGTGGCCGCCTGGCGCAGCCACTCGGCCGAGTCGTCGGTGGAGGCGTTTTCGCAGATGAGGTGGTCATACGAGAAATCCAGGGGCGCCGAAACGGAGGCCCGCACGCTGGCTACCGCCTCGGGCAGCAAGTCGCGGCGGTTGTGGGTCGGGGTAATTACGGAAAAATGCATGCTCCCTATTCTGGCTGAAGCTCAAAAAAGTTACAGCCGCCCCGCCGCCGTCAACCTTCGCTGAGCGAGTGGCGTTATGGTCGTGTCCGCTGCATGTCTCATGGCCAAGTTTGTTGTTACGCTCCGTTTACCCGATTTTTTCGATGAGGATTTTATCGCTCTCATCCCGCGTCACCGCGCCTTTATTAATCAGCTGATCGAGGAAAATATCGTGGAGTCGTACGCCATCAGCGCCGACCGCACCCGCGGTTGGGTAACCATGAACG of Hymenobacter sublimis contains these proteins:
- a CDS encoding AlbA family DNA-binding domain-containing protein, with product MTDLRELIRQGEGERLEFKKRTTHPTRIARTLASLANTHGGRVLVGVDDDGRIVGVRDAEEEIYQLRQAAQHYIDPPLELRFKEVEEDDRVVLVVMVAESSHKPHRAQVADGDWRAYVRVRDESVQTSQLTEKALERTDTGPRFERIPLNKEELAVLDYLQKNPRITLAQYMKLLNIGQRRAYRTLIKLTLHGYIKHHDKQKEVYYTL
- a CDS encoding VOC family protein, producing MSIHQQIALLTLVVADYDEAIAFYTQKLNFRLLEDTDLGSGKRWVRVAPRGAAGGAELLLARATSPEQAARVGNQTGGRVALFLYTDNLARDYQQLLSAGVTIVRPPTTEAYGHVLVFADLYGNL
- a CDS encoding DinB family protein, with product MSHLTTRPSADQYAPYYATYIRLVPEGHSPLQQLREQPATLQQLLHGLTDEQARLRYAPGKWSIKESLVHVLDTERIFAYRALRIARGDQQPLPGFDQDAYVPASGADERPLEDILREYDAVRAATLSLLESFPAEAYERTGTASASPVSVRALAFMLAGHEAHHLHLLQKRYLPLLK
- a CDS encoding YkvA family protein, which produces MASLLDKGFSISKNALFSVFLNRAGKLLGRPFKVVMVLNEVANKLASKESKDSKFKQLFDVGYTVVRLVRNYVSGSYRQIETGTIVSALGVLLYTLSPVDLVPDFVPVVGFLDDLALLSWFVEKFQGEIVRFREWEQTNAAEETDDIPAASAKPVYAASNTNAENAPAVAEMGHS
- a CDS encoding S46 family peptidase, coding for MRVRSRLALLALTLLSCLPQARADEGMWLPLLLKQLNEADMQKKGLKLTAEQIYSINQGSLKDAVVQFGGGCTGEIISDQGLLLTNHHCGYGQIQSHSSVEKDYLTKGYWAMSRDQELPNPGLTATFIVRMEDVTSQVLAGVPTTGIVEAEREKLVQVNSQRVAQAAVQGTGYQAFVRPMFNGNEYYLFLTEVFQDIRLVGAPPSSIGKFGGDTDNWAWPRHTGDFSIFRIYAGPDNKPAPYSPDNKPFKPRHHLPISLGGVQPGDFTLVFGFPGRTNEYLTSWGVDEVYSLSNPAKIKVRDAKLRVLDADMKASDKVRIQYAAKYASIANYWKKWIGETRGLKKLDAVRVKQQQEAQFQKWAESGDAARRAAFAGLLPELQKNYTTARDYTLARDYVTEAALGVELVSYANSLLPLLELADKKASAEELAAAAEKAKKGSVGFFRNYSAPTDQKVAAALLPLYANGTPAALLPAHVKNLQKQYATTGWPAYAAQLYGKSRLISQESAYVVLDEVAKGNVTNLRQDPAVQLAQAIVSTYRQQVLPTYTAATDNIALLQRTYVAGLRLQQPERKFYPDANSTLRVAYGQVAGYQPADGTKYDFYTTLDGIMEKADPTNPDFEVPARLAELYKNKDFGPYAYKGTVPVAFIATNHTTGGNSGSPVINGRGELIGTNFDRNWEGTMSDIMFDPDRVRNITLDVRYMLFVVDKYAGAGHLVKEMTLVGGLGSEAATPENGKKLEKIKVKRKPAKERA
- a CDS encoding metal-dependent hydrolase family protein, with the protein product MRLPLFTSLFLLGLTSLAQTVAPPTPALLIRPAAVFDGETLHPGWAVLTEGSTIKAVGPAAQLTAPAGARILELPGLTLLPGLIEGHSHLLLHPYNETSWNDQVLQESEALRVARATAHAHRTLEAGFTTVRDLGSEGAGYADVGLKQAIDRGLIPGPRMVVATRALVATGSYGPKLLSGFDVPQGAQEADGVDGIIRAVREQIGKGADVIKVYADYRWGPNEPSRPTFSQDELNLIVQTARSAGRPVVAHASTPEGMRRATLAGVQTIEHGDAGTPEIFKLMKQRGVALCPTVAAGDATSQYRGWRKGQDPEPERIQQKKQSVKAALQSGVALAYGGDVGVFAHGDNLREAELLVQEYGFTSLQALRGFTSANARIFQLSDRGSIRPGLLADLVAVAGDPTKDIKALRQVRLIVKGGVVVKEQE
- a CDS encoding glycosyltransferase family 2 protein, whose protein sequence is MHFSVITPTHNRRDLLPEAVASVRASVSAPLDFSYDHLICENASTDDSAEWLRQAATQDGIALRVRSQPHKLLPGPARNLLIRHDAPADSWIVPLDDDDILLQRTLFHYADQIQQHPGRPWLVADFLRVDQDRRYLPNEDYYAWKFDSPMDMLRAIFRAEHFIQGNVCYSRALFEEVGGYDEQIEMAEDLDLYVRFLLAGHQPVICPHLSHLHRFHTSNVSIGVDADKHGQDLRVIYDKYAQQLQKLGIERP